Proteins encoded by one window of Chryseobacterium aquaeductus:
- a CDS encoding nuclear transport factor 2 family protein: protein MKTKIYAFLLICFSMNFLSAQDSKTVPENLVQKQVNGYNARNIEAFLEPYAEDAELYIFPDKLISKGKEAMRKDYDKMFKDLPELHCEIKNRIVNGNFVIDQESVSGMAKGKLVATAIYEIKDNKISKVYFIP from the coding sequence ATGAAAACAAAAATTTATGCATTCCTTTTGATTTGCTTTTCAATGAATTTCTTATCTGCACAAGATAGCAAAACCGTTCCTGAAAATCTTGTTCAAAAGCAAGTTAACGGCTACAACGCCAGAAATATTGAAGCCTTTCTCGAACCTTATGCTGAAGATGCAGAACTGTATATTTTTCCGGATAAGCTCATCAGCAAAGGAAAAGAAGCTATGCGAAAAGATTATGATAAAATGTTTAAAGATCTGCCGGAACTTCACTGTGAAATCAAAAACAGAATCGTTAACGGGAATTTCGTGATCGATCAGGAAAGTGTTTCGGGAATGGCAAAAGGAAAACTGGTGGCAACCGCTATCTATGAAATTAAAGACAATAAGATTTCGAAGGTTTATTTTATTCCATAA